The genome window TTATGTCCCGTGGATGAAGCAGGAGCGTCCGCTTCTGGTTTGCATTGAAATGACGCTCTTGCCGTTTTGCTACCCTTGTTGGGACAAATAGTCCGTCACTTCCTTGAAGGCTGCCTTGCCGCCCACCAGCGCGCCACCATAACCTCCGCCCGGCGAACCCCAGGCGCTGGCAAGATACACGCCCGGCACCTTTGTTTTGTTGGGCAAACGGGTCATGAAGGAGTTGTCGACACTCTGGTTGTACCCATAGAGCGCGCCGCCAGGGTTGAGCGTGAAGCGGTAATTGGTCAATGGTGTGGAGCTTTCGCTCATGATAATCATGCTGGAAAGACCGGGAATGGCCAGTTTTTCGGCCTGAGCGATAAGCAGGTCGGTCAATTCCTGTTTCTTTTTGGTATAGGCGGGGCTGTTGCCAGCCAGGTAGTCCGCCTCCATGTCCTTCCATACGTCTTGCGAGCAACTGGCCACTATGCTCAGGCTTGAGCAACCCTCAGGGGAAAATCCCTGCTGAAGATTGTCGTATACCATGATCGAAAAGCCTGACTTGTCAAAATGGGCCTGCATGGCTTCTTTGTAATTGGCGTCCAGGTCCAGGCTGGCGTAGTAGGAAACTTCGGGATGCGGGAACTGCTTGGTAATGTCCCGGTCAAGCCCAAGCCACACAATGACGCTGCCGGGGCTGAAGGTATAGGTATCCAGTTTGTCGGCATATTCTTTGGCGACGCTTCCCTGCGGCAGGAACTTGTTGAAAACCTGCGGCGCGCTGGCGTTGCAGACCACGGCCTTTGCCTTGAATTCCCGTCCGTCGGCGGTTTTGACCCCTGTCGCTTTTCCATTGGCAAGCATTATGGATTCTACCCTGGCGCCATAGCGCACCTCGCCACCGGCATCCGTGATGACCCCGGCCAGAGCGTTGGACAATGACTGCGACGTGCCCTTGATATAGGAACCGCCGTTTTCAATATAGTCGCCCGTGGGGTCGAGGTAGTAGAAAGCCGAGAGACGCGAGGGCGGCAGGCCGTAGTAGCTGCAGCTCTGCCCCAGCAGCGCCTTGAGCCGGGGGTCATGTATGTGCTTGTCCAAAAGCTGCCCCACCGTCTTGTCCTTGATGTCCCACAGTGTAGGAAATAATTGCGGAAAGCGCGCTTCGTCCGATGCGGACAGCCCTTTTTCCAGAGCTGCACATTCATCCATGACCTTCTGCCACATCGCAAAATAGGCAGTCAGCCCCTGGCGCTCGGCCGGGAACATGTCCGCCATCTGCCGTTCAAAACCCTTGAGGCCGCATTTGGCGGGAATATCCACCGAAAGACCAGGGAACCGTGAAGACCATGCGTGCGGATGGTCGAGCAGTTCCAGCTTGTTCCAGATGCCGAGGTCTTCCAACAGCGCTCTGGTGTCTCCAGAGGCGAGCACGGAAGAATGCAGAGAAACCTCGCACAAGAAATCGCCTTTGTCCGACCCGCGCAGAAATGACGTGGCATAGCCCCCAGGCACCTCATACTGTTCAAGCAACAGTACCTTGAATCCGTTTTTTGCCAGGTAGCCGGCGCAGGTCAATCCTCCCAATCCCGCTCCAACAACAATGGCATCGTAGACGCCGTCTTCCGATTTGGGGGCTGCCCCTGCGAATTTCCATCCTACCAATGAGCTGGCAGCTGCAATGGCGGATAATTGAAGGAAAAATCTTCTGTCCATAATAGCTCCTGGCATCATAGTGGTGTGGTTGTAGGGTATAAGAAAAGCGTGTCATGTCAACGCTGGGAGGCATGTAACTATATTGTAAAAAAGTATGTTATATTAAGCTGTTTCATTAAATGAAATCATCTTTTCATGGCGCATGACATACTTGCATGTAAAAAAAATTAGTTATGCTGTTACCAGTGATTTATATGTTTGAGTTGCAGATGGTATATGTGTGTATAATTGTAAAAGTATTATACTTTTAAATGGTAATTGAAATAATAGTGTCTGTTGAATTTTCATAAAAAAATACACAAAAGAATATTTGTGTTATTTTAGCTGATAAAAGTAAAAAATAAAATATTATGACGTGCCACAGGAATACATGATGCAGCTACAAGAGAACATCAATGCAGATGAGCCTGGAAAGTAAGAGACGCGTGAGAAGCGGGCAGGGCGGTAATGGCCTGGTGCTGACATCTGGCAAAAAGCAAAAAAACACCCCTTTAAGCAAAGGCTCAAAGGGGTGGTGATCTCTTGGCAGGACCAGGAAATAAACGGGAGAAAACGGGGTAGAACTAACAGCTTTGCAGGCTTTGGCCTGCATCAGCCCGTGGACTGCAAAAGAGCATTTGGCGGAGACGTATAGGGGTCGAACCTACCACAGACCGTAAAGCCTGCCACCGGTTTTGAAGACCGGGCGCCACACCGGTGACGAAACGTCTCCGCGTAATATCCTGTATGTTAAGCGAAAATGAAAAAGCCCGCAAGTGGAAGGTGCGATATTTCCAAAGAGTCTTTTTGCCATTGCCAAACCATAAGCAGGCATTATATGTGAAAAAAGGTTATGCCGGTGAACGTGGAGTCCGTCCATTTGACAGCGGCTATGCGCAGGTAGTATTTCTCTGCTTGCGTGGGCCTATGTCCGGGTCCTGGCCGTGCGTTGCTGCGCGCGGAAAACGTAATGGAGGCAATGTTGAACCAGATGAGTCGCAACCTGATGCTATGGGCTATTATCGTCCTGGCGATGGTTATGCTTTTTAATATGTTCCAGCAGCCGCAGGGCGTAATGCAACGGGTGCCTTATTCAGACTTTCTGAATCAGGTCGAAGGCGGGCAGATACTGTCCGTTACGATGCAAGGCCACACGCTTACAGGCAAAACATCAGACGGCAAAACTGTTCAGACATATGCTCCGCAGGATCTGGGGCTCGTCAACCGCCTTATTGAAAAAAAGGTGGAAGTCAAGGCAGAGCCGCCTGAAGAACAGCCCTGGTATATGACCCTGCTGGTTTCGTGGTTCCCCATGCTGCTTCTTGTGGGCGTGTGGATTTTCTTTATGCGCCAGATGCAGGGCGGCGGCGGCAAGGCCATGAATTTTGGCCGTTCCAAAGCGCGCATGCTCAGTCAGGACAGCGTACGGGTCACTTTTGCCGATGTGGCCGGGATTGATGAGGCCAAGGACGAACTGGCCGAAGTTGTGGAATTTTTGTCCAATCCCAAAAAGTTTACCCGTCTTGGCGGGCGCATCCCCAAGGGCGTTTTGCTCGTGGGGCCTCCCGGTACGGGTAAAACCCTTCTTGCGCGTGCCGTGGCCGGAGAGGCGGGGGTTCCCTTCTTTTCCATTTCCGGCTCGGACTTTGTGGAAATGTTTGTGGGCGTGGGCGCTTCGCGCGTGCGCGACCTTTTTGTGCAGGGCAAAAAAAATGCCCCCTGCCTTATTTTTATTGACGAAATTGACGCCGTGGGCCGTCAGCGTGGAGCCGGGCTCGGCGGCGGGCACGACGAACGCGAGCAGACCCTGAACCAGATGCTGGTTGAAATGGACGGCTTTGAAAGCAATGAGGGCGTCATCCTCATTGCCGCCACCAACCGTCCCGACGTGCTGGACCCGGCCTTGCTGCGTCCCGGCCGTTTCGACCGTCAGGTGGTCGTGCCTACGCCCGATCTGCGTGGCAGGCGCCGCATCCTTGAAGTCCACACCAAGCGCACGCCCCTGTCCGGCGACGTGGATCTTGACGTCCTGGCGCGCGGCACACCCGGTTTCTCCGGCGCTGACCTGGAAAATCTGGTCAACGAAGCGGCTTTGCAGGCCGCCAAGCTGAATCAGGACAGACTGGACATGCACGATTTTGAATACGCCAAGGACAAGGTGCTCATGGGCCGCGAGCGTCGCAGCCTTATCCTGTCCGATGACGAAAAGCGCATCACCGCCTATCATGAGGGTGGTCATGCCCTGGTGGCCCGTCTGCTGCCTGGGGCGGATCCTGTGCACAAGGTGACCATCATCCCGCGTGGCCGCGCCCTTGGCGTGACCATGCAGCTGCCCGAAGAAGACCGCCACGGCTATTCGCGCTCGTATCTGCGCAATACCCTTGTGGTGCTGCTGGGCGGCCGGGTGGCTGAAGAGCTTATTTTTGACGATATCACCACCGGCGCTTCCAACGACATCGAGCGCGTCACGCGTATGGCCCGCAAGATGGTGTGCGAGTGGGGCATGAGCGAGGCCGTGGGCACGCTGGCCATCGGCGAAACCGGTGAAGAAGTCTTTATCGGGCGCGAATGGGTGCAGAACAAGAACTTCAGCGAAAGCACCGCGCGTCTGGTTGACTCCGAAGTCAAGCGCATTGTGGATGAAGCGCACGCGCGCTGTACAGAACTGCTTAAAAACAATGAAGAAGTACTGCACCGCATAGCGCAGGCCCTGCTTGACCGCGAAACCATCACGGGCGAAGAGCTTGATCTTCTGCTGGAAGACAAGGAACTGCCGCCTCTGGACACCAATGGCAAGCCCATGAAGTATTCCGAAGCGCCGAGCCGTCCCAGCAAGGGCAACGGTAAGGGCAAGAGCGCCGAAGCTCCTGCTGGTGCTGCCGCAGAAACGTCCACGGGCGCTTCCACCAGCAAGCCTGCCGAGTTTACTCTTGAGCCTGATCCGGTGGACGGTTCCGTCGCGCCGCATGAAGCGCCCACATCGGCCGGGGGCGGTGAATCCCGGCCCCAGGACGCCGCAGATCAGGGTGAAAAAGACGACAATAAGCGACAGCAGTAATGAACAATGCATTCCCGGCGGCGTCGGTAGAGGACGCAACCTGGTACGTTAAGGGGGGGCGGGCGTTAAAGACGCCTTCCCCCTTTGGCGTTATGGGTATTGTCAATCTTACGCCAGATTCATTCTACGACGGGGGCGTGCATCACATGCCGCCCGCCGGTCTTGAGCACGCCCTGATCCTGCTTGAGCAGGGCGCGGACATTCTGGATCTTGGCGCAGAATCCTCACGGCCAGGCGCTGCAGAGTTGCCGCCGGATGAAGAAATTCAGCGTCTTGCGCCCGTGCTTATGGGCTTGCGCCATCAGGCCCCCTGGGCAACGGTTTCGGTTGATACCTACCACGCGGCCACGGCCGCGGCTGTTCTGGAGCAAGGCGCGGTCATCATCAATGACATTTCGGCCTGCGCCTTTGATCCCGGTCTGTTGGACGTGCTTGTGCAGTACAAACCGGGCTATGTGCTTATGCACAGCCAGGGGCGACCGCAGACCATGCAGCACAATCCGCGCTATGAGGATGTCCGGCGTGAGGTTCGGGAATTTTTTGAGCGCAACCTCGCGCGGCTGGTGCGGGCAGGGCTGCCGGAAGATCGCATTGTGCTTGATCCCGGTATAGGCTTTGGCAAAACCCTGGCGCACAACCTCGAACTGCTGGCGCACCCTGAAGACTGGCTCGGCTTTGGAAGGCCCGTGCTCATGGCCCTGTCCATGAAGTCGGTCTTCGGCGGCCTGCTGTCGCTGCCCCCGGCGCGTCGTGGCGCGGCCACTGTGGCAGCCACGGCGCTTTTGCGGGCC of Desulfovibrio sp. contains these proteins:
- the ftsH gene encoding ATP-dependent zinc metalloprotease FtsH gives rise to the protein MNQMSRNLMLWAIIVLAMVMLFNMFQQPQGVMQRVPYSDFLNQVEGGQILSVTMQGHTLTGKTSDGKTVQTYAPQDLGLVNRLIEKKVEVKAEPPEEQPWYMTLLVSWFPMLLLVGVWIFFMRQMQGGGGKAMNFGRSKARMLSQDSVRVTFADVAGIDEAKDELAEVVEFLSNPKKFTRLGGRIPKGVLLVGPPGTGKTLLARAVAGEAGVPFFSISGSDFVEMFVGVGASRVRDLFVQGKKNAPCLIFIDEIDAVGRQRGAGLGGGHDEREQTLNQMLVEMDGFESNEGVILIAATNRPDVLDPALLRPGRFDRQVVVPTPDLRGRRRILEVHTKRTPLSGDVDLDVLARGTPGFSGADLENLVNEAALQAAKLNQDRLDMHDFEYAKDKVLMGRERRSLILSDDEKRITAYHEGGHALVARLLPGADPVHKVTIIPRGRALGVTMQLPEEDRHGYSRSYLRNTLVVLLGGRVAEELIFDDITTGASNDIERVTRMARKMVCEWGMSEAVGTLAIGETGEEVFIGREWVQNKNFSESTARLVDSEVKRIVDEAHARCTELLKNNEEVLHRIAQALLDRETITGEELDLLLEDKELPPLDTNGKPMKYSEAPSRPSKGNGKGKSAEAPAGAAAETSTGASTSKPAEFTLEPDPVDGSVAPHEAPTSAGGGESRPQDAADQGEKDDNKRQQ
- the folP gene encoding dihydropteroate synthase, with the protein product MGIVNLTPDSFYDGGVHHMPPAGLEHALILLEQGADILDLGAESSRPGAAELPPDEEIQRLAPVLMGLRHQAPWATVSVDTYHAATAAAVLEQGAVIINDISACAFDPGLLDVLVQYKPGYVLMHSQGRPQTMQHNPRYEDVRREVREFFERNLARLVRAGLPEDRIVLDPGIGFGKTLAHNLELLAHPEDWLGFGRPVLMALSMKSVFGGLLSLPPARRGAATVAATALLRARGIFWHRVHHVADARQALAVATAFGGV
- a CDS encoding NAD(P)/FAD-dependent oxidoreductase gives rise to the protein MDRRFFLQLSAIAAASSLVGWKFAGAAPKSEDGVYDAIVVGAGLGGLTCAGYLAKNGFKVLLLEQYEVPGGYATSFLRGSDKGDFLCEVSLHSSVLASGDTRALLEDLGIWNKLELLDHPHAWSSRFPGLSVDIPAKCGLKGFERQMADMFPAERQGLTAYFAMWQKVMDECAALEKGLSASDEARFPQLFPTLWDIKDKTVGQLLDKHIHDPRLKALLGQSCSYYGLPPSRLSAFYYLDPTGDYIENGGSYIKGTSQSLSNALAGVITDAGGEVRYGARVESIMLANGKATGVKTADGREFKAKAVVCNASAPQVFNKFLPQGSVAKEYADKLDTYTFSPGSVIVWLGLDRDITKQFPHPEVSYYASLDLDANYKEAMQAHFDKSGFSIMVYDNLQQGFSPEGCSSLSIVASCSQDVWKDMEADYLAGNSPAYTKKKQELTDLLIAQAEKLAIPGLSSMIIMSESSTPLTNYRFTLNPGGALYGYNQSVDNSFMTRLPNKTKVPGVYLASAWGSPGGGYGGALVGGKAAFKEVTDYLSQQG